The Solibacillus daqui genome has a segment encoding these proteins:
- a CDS encoding pyridoxamine 5'-phosphate oxidase family protein, with product MTSVRDEILEVLNREKIGTMATVRNGKPYSRYMTFKHEDFVLYTVTSKHSEKVEELQQNPYTHILYGYENGGFGDAYVEIEGKVTAFEDESIKNKLAEIFSSIFIGTKDDMLTLKIEPIRMRLMNKKGEPPKELEFTAK from the coding sequence ATGACTTCTGTACGTGATGAAATACTAGAAGTATTAAATCGTGAAAAAATTGGAACGATGGCAACTGTTCGGAATGGAAAACCGTATTCTCGTTATATGACATTCAAACATGAGGACTTTGTGTTATATACGGTCACAAGTAAACATTCTGAAAAAGTAGAAGAACTGCAACAAAATCCGTATACACATATTTTATATGGCTACGAAAATGGTGGATTTGGTGATGCTTATGTAGAAATCGAAGGCAAAGTGACAGCGTTTGAAGATGAGAGCATAAAAAACAAGCTTGCTGAAATTTTTTCTAGCATTTTTATTGGTACAAAAGATGATATGTTAACGCTGAAAATTGAACCGATTCGTATGCGATTGATGAATAAGAAAGGCGAGCCACCTAAAGAATTAGAATTTACAGCTAAATAG
- a CDS encoding metal-dependent hydrolase, producing MLGNTHIIGGITASLAFAQISNENPLILVGAGIVGALLPDICHGGSKMGRTFPISSKIVNKLFGHRSFTHSFLFLFCVAVLMNAFVPYKAFTIGLLLGMVSHFILDMGTRQGIKLFFPINLKLRFPITIKTGGKVEKYIFAGLCLLSLYFGFEVIIGIVNIT from the coding sequence ATGCTAGGGAACACACACATCATAGGAGGCATCACAGCAAGTCTTGCTTTTGCACAAATTTCTAATGAAAATCCCCTCATATTGGTAGGGGCAGGTATTGTCGGTGCACTATTGCCGGACATATGCCACGGTGGGAGTAAAATGGGGCGGACATTTCCCATTAGTTCGAAAATTGTCAATAAACTTTTTGGACATCGATCTTTCACTCATAGTTTCCTCTTTCTATTTTGTGTAGCGGTACTGATGAATGCTTTCGTACCTTATAAGGCATTCACAATAGGGCTGCTCTTAGGAATGGTTAGTCATTTTATTCTTGATATGGGAACGAGACAGGGAATTAAGTTATTTTTTCCAATAAATTTAAAATTACGTTTCCCCATCACGATCAAAACCGGTGGCAAAGTGGAAAAGTATATTTTCGCTGGGCTATGTTTGTTATCGTTGTATTTTGGTTTTGAAGTAATTATTGGAATTGTGAATATTACGTAA
- a CDS encoding stalk domain-containing protein, with amino-acid sequence MKKILKPLISVIAIGAISLSVNTDKNISANNIANTCEYDSASKGNPDYSTMNCLLTETALIYDVPPEIVKAIAEGESGNWRHFDQNGKAIVTADNGIGIMQITNQADYNQDRLKSDLVYNIQAGVETLDKMFKRKDLPSINGGERDVLEHWYFAVMAYNGTKPVNSPIIQATDERNANAYQEKIFGIVEKMGLIDLEVLPFSSEDFQYDSNSKENIKFSSMNYPFELPLTKSKHAFETNQKVNTTTNANLRSRPTTDSPLLDTLREGETITITGPFEYDEVSTKKNHFVWYPVKRSDGTKGYVASSYLNDSTPTPKPLPPVTSASNDVVVVDGGKVVNGRTLVPIRVISEEFNSKVDWNQKSKTVTINDGTSEVVLTANSKKITVNGQPKIIDVPVRVENGKTLVPLVVASPSGSKASWDQNKKQASISFNGKTVIVNVNPNN; translated from the coding sequence ATGAAAAAGATATTGAAACCATTGATTAGTGTTATTGCGATTGGTGCCATTTCTCTATCTGTCAATACAGATAAAAATATATCTGCTAATAATATTGCAAATACATGTGAGTATGATTCGGCATCGAAAGGAAACCCTGATTATTCAACAATGAACTGTTTGTTAACCGAAACAGCATTGATTTATGATGTTCCTCCTGAAATTGTGAAGGCAATAGCGGAAGGTGAAAGTGGAAATTGGCGTCATTTCGATCAAAATGGTAAGGCGATTGTGACCGCTGATAATGGAATTGGCATTATGCAAATTACAAATCAAGCCGACTACAATCAAGATAGACTAAAAAGCGATCTTGTCTATAATATTCAAGCGGGTGTAGAGACTCTAGATAAAATGTTTAAGCGGAAGGATTTACCTAGCATCAACGGTGGAGAAAGAGATGTACTGGAGCATTGGTACTTCGCTGTCATGGCTTATAACGGTACGAAGCCAGTCAATAGTCCAATCATCCAAGCAACTGATGAAAGAAATGCCAATGCCTATCAAGAAAAGATTTTCGGAATCGTTGAAAAAATGGGGTTAATTGACTTGGAAGTGCTACCATTTTCAAGTGAAGATTTTCAATATGACTCGAACAGCAAGGAAAATATTAAATTTTCATCGATGAACTATCCTTTTGAATTACCATTAACAAAATCAAAGCATGCCTTTGAAACAAATCAAAAAGTTAATACAACAACAAATGCAAATTTAAGGTCAAGACCTACTACGGATAGTCCTTTATTGGATACTTTACGTGAAGGTGAAACGATTACCATTACGGGTCCTTTTGAATATGATGAAGTATCAACGAAGAAAAACCATTTTGTTTGGTATCCTGTGAAAAGAAGTGACGGGACAAAGGGGTATGTAGCATCAAGTTATTTAAACGACTCAACACCAACACCAAAGCCATTACCTCCAGTTACCTCTGCAAGTAATGACGTAGTAGTTGTCGATGGTGGGAAAGTAGTAAACGGCAGGACACTTGTGCCTATTCGTGTAATTTCCGAAGAGTTTAATTCAAAAGTAGATTGGAATCAAAAGTCAAAAACAGTAACAATTAATGACGGTACAAGCGAAGTTGTTTTAACTGCAAATTCTAAAAAGATTACAGTTAATGGTCAACCAAAGATCATTGATGTTCCAGTTCGAGTTGAGAATGGAAAGACTCTCGTTCCTTTAGTTGTTGCTAGTCCAAGCGGATCAAAAGCTTCATGGGATCAGAATAAGAAACAAGCTAGTATTTCATTTAATGGCAAAACTGTTATAGTCAATGTCAATCCTAACAATTAA